The following DNA comes from Nicotiana sylvestris chromosome 10, ASM39365v2, whole genome shotgun sequence.
GagaggtgaattgatataattcgttacgaTTAAGATATTGGAATATTCCGGAAGGTTCAGATGTGTATTTGCGGTATATGTaatgtcattttattaaatcaatttgtaGATTAGTTTTCTTTCTTAACAACAAATGGCCCATTTATTTTAGGAATACGATTTACTCATTTTCTtataaaaatagtatataaaaataatgtcaatgttattacaaagtatagatttagtatttataaatagcttgcataagccgagataaaaattggtttgattttatctatcccaaactcaatcatcgtaagcaaattaaccaaataattagaactttggactaaaaacaagttaTGTAGAAGAAGATTGGATTTATGAATACTGATTGCGgcattttaagtcaaagatatacaaagtagagttcgctccgagtagaataatggaaattcttcgaaaactactAGTTTGCTTATCAACTAATTTTTTTCCTAGTTTTACACGTAATTCGCTTGGCAAGTTTTTTTTAAACACATACACTTAGTCCTAAGCctaggaaaataataaataacttgtgcatgtaattatcaagcactaaaaatacataaacgaATTACGGATATTGTATTCACGATAAAATGGTAATTTTAGTTgcacattatttatttatttttcatctcaTTAACTCTtctaatttgaatagttttgaggcatATAATTCACACGTTTAAATCATATAACCTGtggtcaacacctaataaatCTTGATTTTTTCTGGAAATCTCGAGGCACTCCATTCAGTAATTTCCCATGGCTTTCATATTTAATATAGACggacataataaacatttgtagaaaatttatattgccattaagaatattttgtgtaattgtggacatgttcgcgtgacatgattacatttctaaagacaattcggagtatgcgttcgcgcaacttcgagcaaactttcttaataaaaaggggtttttcggaggttattaaattaatttatttcatataacccgagatgtgcagttcaccatttaatcatacaagagtgatgagtgttcgtaattttattttaagtacGCACAATTTCGGCcataaattcattttttttaataataaaaataaaaatatgctatcaatcttattgtgtacacgtatgcgtgacacgattctttacatttatataaaaaaaatgaatataCGTACACATGATTCGTTTCAAGATAGGtctataattataaacaatctaaccaaaagcggtaataaaagtATGCAACAAGTttaaaaaaatgtatttagtaaatcaagataattaggccaagtataaattgttaagcgaccgtgctagcaccacggaattcgggaatgcctaacaccttctcccggattaacagaattccttactcggatttctggttcgcagactggtAAAtaaagtcatattttcctcgattcgggattaaaaccggtgacttgggacgccataaaattcccaagtggcgactctgaaataaataaacaaatcccttttcgattgtcctttaattggaaaaaactccttcacccctcgcggggacggaaaaaggaggtgtgacagctctggtgactctgctggggaacgaacccagaatctctggttcagggttcaagaattcgagtttaaaataactgttatagttggctttgtttgttatctgatttttttattttacatatttatgcttaatgtgctaaatgttgctttttaccgctttaatattatctgaattatgtgtataaaactgctacgaaacccttcttctttctgagtcttctgaatttatggtgcacacgtgcgcgtggcccacctttctgttagaagtcataccaaatagaacgaagttgggacaagtaactaggccgggtagactttcgtgctcccggtacgttgcccccatttcggctcaagctgtctgtttgggtaagccaggtctagaacagtatacctcaggtttttcacttagaataactcagcctcataccggatccttagtaggaacgtttgtttgcatcatgtgcatttgaccttggagactcaacacaggggttgagtctgtctaggacaggtgcacccgaaataaaaataccatcctgatgcatcttacttgctacttgtgcattcatttgcctcgaatttgcatgttgaccagcttaattggaAAAGGATAGAAAAACATTCCGAAAGCCGAGAAagaaaatgggttgttttagaaaattcccaaaatagtttaaaattttggaaaaaagggGAAGTgtcgtttttttaaaaaaaataaaataaaataaaattatgagtgtctgttttcaaaatgagtcttgattttgttaaaattaatcgcagatacaaaatgagcaccatccaaaacccaccattcgcaaacgtagatgagtttctatttttgcttcagatatggtggcatgagttaggagaagatggtcagaaatgggtcattaagtatttgggaactctcacatatattatgaaagttaaacaacgcgatgatttgattacggcgttagtgactttttgggaccatgttcacaatgtctttcgcttctctgatttcgagcttactcccacattagaagagatagctggatattccggttttgaTGGAGATTTGAGAAAACaaaatcttatattcccaaaggctccctcagtacatcgattctttggccttctgaacatcagtaatcaaatcagaaagagcaacgttgtcaaagggtgttgttctttcaacttcctgtattcaaggttcggaaagccggacggatttgaaattcatgaaaagggccttactaacaaacaaaacaaggacacctggcagattcaccgtcgcttcgctttcatggtggcttttctgggaattatggtcttcccaaacaaagagcggacaattgatattcgcatagTGAGAGTCGTACAAGTCTTCACTACCAAGGAAAGTCACACCCTTGCCccaatcattctctcagacatttatcgggcgttgactttatgtaaatcaggggcaaaagtcttcgaagggtgcaaaattttgttgcaaatgtggttgatcgaacatctccgacatcatcccaagttcatgcagtatggtccaagcaatgaCAATTTCATCgggagttatgaagaaagaataaaagattataaatctccagaaggggtggaagcctggatatctcatttaagatctttaacgacaagtcaaattgagtggactttgggatggctcccggtaagagaagtgatacacatgtcaaccttgaataGTTATTTGCTGTTGTTGGGTTTGAGAAGCATCCATccatatgcgccacagagagttctaagacaacttgggagataccaagtggtgcctgatgatgaggatttgagtatgcaagtgatCGAGCTACACCCCGAATCCACTCTCCCCGAGGCTTTGATTCAGCAGATATGGAATgggtgtcgatacttgaaagatgatactcaagttccagatcctgcaaaaggcgagataaatccaggatatgctaggtggtttgagaaaagatcccgcgtggatgatgcaccagaacctgatcTTAGAAGGCCCGTAAAAAGACCACATGTTCAAActtttgatgataaaatccaagaacgattggcttggggagaaaaggaaaagggatacaaagcaactattcatgccttagaagaaagtctgaggaacctcaatttggagaaagatttacaagcacaagaagcagaaggtgaaaagaagagtctgatttgTGAAAATAAAAATCTCCGCGCTCAATTTCAACAaatgaagaaagcctctgaagcaccagtgagaagttggaaagatcaaaaaatcattgccaatctaatggaaaaaatgagattatgactccatcttgtcaaagactgaaaaggcgttaggcaaagctaaggaaaaaatcatacaaTTAAACGAGGAGGCCAAATCTAATAAAGAACGCCAAGTAATGAGATTCGAAGAAGACATGGCTCAATTCAAGAAAGAGAAGgaccgttggatacattcagaagctcaactctatgcacaattggaagaaacgagaaggtacaatagagaacatcagcacgcagacattgacagagaaagagcacaggcaagactcgatcaggccagactttgagctcaattggagtcagctttagatcgcgaagaccgcataagagatatagccaccactcgccaacagcaattgcaaaaccaagaccaaagtctccaagatttcagggcacaaatccatgatttggcgatttacacctctcaaagttatgtgaactgtcAAGGGATGGATTGTGAAaggtttctagagcatgcacctacttttgcccgtcatctcgcaatggagttagaaagaatgtatcgtacactaggaggtcagtcgggtcaagccccaccgtgagcagatgttccaatgattgaaaacaaaagtgggGAGTGGAGCATATTCACAGCTGTTAGGAGTTATTTCTTTTAAGTCATGTTTAATTTGGGTTTGTgttgagtcttttaaaccattttcttgaaatgttttccaaatgtaatgtccTTTCCGTCTTTGTATTGTTTCAAGAATAAACAAAAGTGTTAATAATTGCCTTCcgccagaactacgcacggtctgattcatgcagggacatgatacgtaggcaatctctataagattcgaccacaaccaaaagaaggaataaaataaaaaggaggGAAATAAAGATAagagtgagtgacaataaaagaaagatcaagaaaagctgggatgacacaagcaaccgagcaaatacatgatagaaaatggttaattgcctaggaacattgcatctcaacgtgtaattgtatatgtgttaaactctcaaaactaacaagtttgctcatttccagaattcaagcagttagtttatctagagtatactggcacattatcattatcaaaccagatcaaaaggaccaatacccgaaagcatgtctatcccggatgtcgacacaggtgttgagatagaggagttggacgtcagtaaaatgaaagaagatatgcttaaacttaagcaacagatggccgagatgtatcgGGCTTGGTCCACAGGACAATCACTCCCaacttaccctgctaaccctgccTCCACCCCACCACTAGCTCAAACTCAAGATCATCCTACCACTGAACTATCCCCGAGTTTCCCCATTTACCAGTactaccgaggcaccacttctcatacaccacaatttccaccccctaaaccagttccataccctcctccaccagcaactcctgtcttcgtagcacctcccccagctacactccacaaatctcctagtgagcctatgttccaggcccaggacaaccaatactacccctcggagcc
Coding sequences within:
- the LOC138880099 gene encoding uncharacterized protein, encoding MSTIQNPPFANVDEFLFLLQIWWHELGEDGQKWVIKYLGTLTYIMKVKQRDDLITALVTFWDHVHNVFRFSDFELTPTLEEIAGYSGFDGDLRKQNLIFPKAPSVHRFFGLLNISNQIRKSNVVKGCCSFNFLYSRFGKPDGFEIHEKGLTNKQNKDTWQIHRRFAFMVAFLGIMVFPNKERTIDIRIVRVVQVFTTKESHTLAPIILSDIYRALTLCKSGAKVFEGCKILLQMWLIEHLRHHPKFMQYGPSNDNFIGSYEERIKDYKSPEGVEAWISHLRSLTTSQIEWTLGWLPVREVIHMSTLNSYLLLLGLRSIHPYAPQRVLRQLGRYQVVPDDEDLSMQVIELHPESTLPEALIQQIWNGCRYLKDDTQVPDPAKGEINPGYARWFEKRSRVDDAPEPDLRRPVKRPHVQTFDDKIQERLAWGEKEKGYKATIHALEESLRNLNLEKDLQAQEAEGEKKSLICENKNLRAQFQQMKKASEAPVRSWKDQKIIANLMEKMRL